ATTTCAGAAGTCTCTATAGCGCCAAGTAATGGTACGGCTGAGATTTCACAAAACAGCATAATTTATACTCCTCAAACAGGATACATCGGCACCGATACCTTTACATACGTCATTAGTGATGGTGAATATACAGATACCGCCCAAGTTTCTATTACGATGGAACAAAGCCTAACTATCGAGGGGCAAGTTATTGATGCGCCTATTGCTGGGGCTCTGGTTAATCTGAGTGTCGGCACTCAAAGTTTTAACACCACAGCGGATAACCAAGGCTTTTATAGCTTAAATGTCACAGTGGAAGACTTAAATGCAATGATGGTTATTTCTGCGCAAGGCATTGAAGCGAATGGGCAGCAATATGTGACCTTAAAAAGTTATCTTGGCACTGGTGCTTTCTTAGTGCAAAACAGCGATGCGCAAAGAATAGTGACCAGCAGTGATGTACCTAGATTAAACATCACTCATGTTTCAACAGCCGAATCTTTTTTATTACGGGACAAAGGCCTTAGTCTTACTAACAACGCCGAGTTACAAGCGGCCAAGGCAGAATTGAATTTTGAAGAAGTATTAGAAATTGCAGCTTTTATCAAACTATTGGTAGATCACCCTGATTACACTCTTGAAGACGGGCAAACTATAGAATCACTATTAACTCAAGATGATGAGTCAGTTCAAGCTCTGGTCAATGACTATCTAATCTCTTTAGGTTTCTCAAATAACGCATTTAATTATTCAAATAAATATGAAGCTGATTTAGCAACTGCAAAAGAACAGTCGATTGCGTTGTTGACTGGACCACTGGCACTTGTACCTGAAATGTTTGCTGGCGGCCAAGTTGTAGAAAGCAAAATCACTCAGCCTGGTTATAGTGCACAATTTCCAAAACTAATTGATTATGTATCGGCATCTGCTGGAACTGTTAATCAGCACAGATTTGATACCTTAACGATGGATTGGTCAGTGGTGTCAGGCTCATTAGCGCATCAATTTCCACAGCTGGTCGAAAACAGTTATGCAATAACGCAAAATAGCTTGTATGGCTTTGAACCTAGTGTGGGAGCGTATATATACCAGCTTTATCAACAAAACCCTGACAAATTTCCAACAGGCTATATAGATTACGTATGTGCTAATAAGGACGTTTATAAACCTATATCTGTTTCAGAGAATTATTTTCAAGCCCAGAAACGTACTGAAAGCACTTGTACATTAGCGCTGCCTGAAGGTTTAAGTTGGCAGGGCGATACGCCTTATCAAACTGAATCTGAAACCTCATTTGTTGAAATGACCGTCGCCTCGCAGCAGCAGGTTAGCTTGACAGATGCAGAAAATTTGCACGGCACTTGGGCGCTGCCGGTGCGTTATGCACCAGATTACGATAGTACCTATGGAAATGTGGGGGTGGATATTTTTACCTTTAGTCCAGACGGCACTGCGATGGGAAAATACACGCAGTCGACTTATAATTGGAGCATCAGTAGTGGCACATTGCAATTGTCCAACGACAGTGAAACATTGCTATATACTCCGTATAAAAGGAAATCTGTAACCTTAGAAACAGTTGTCAGTGTTTCAAAAGATGGAAAACTAGTTGAACGCTTTGCAGGTTCAATGGCTAAGTTTGAAAGTGATTCGGCTAGTTTGGTTGAGCAACTCCAATTGGAATACCCATTGATGCTCAATTACACCAATGCCAATCGATATGCTGCGGGTTGGAAAGGTCATCGGCCATTGCATTTTTCCGGATTGTATCTCGCTGCAGATTACACTGGCTTCGCAGACGTTACGTCAAGTGGTGACTCTTTAAGCCCTTTGACATGGAGTAGCATCAATAACCAAATTGATTTGGTTATTCCAGTTTATTATGACCCTGACACCATCGCTTTAAAACAGTTAACGGTTATTAATCAAATCAGCGATGACGCTGTTTTTGTCGTCGAATATTGGCAACAATGGCGCGATTATAATGTGGATGGAGTGATCACCGATGATGAACTGCTTATCTACAGGCATCCCACCATTACTCGTCTTAAGATAATGGATGTAAGTGAGTTATCTAGCGATTGGCAGGATAGTATTTTGTATTCGGGTAACTAACGCACAATCACACAGCAAGCCGGTACTTGCTATACCGGCTTTAAGCTTTAATAGTTCTTATCTACAACTATCTATTTTTCACATCTAATCGTACGTTTTTCGCACGACTGTTTTATGTTTTTGCTATAACTAGGTTACACTCAATCACTGAGGAATAATCTGATGCATTTGCCTGCTGCGCCAAAATGGTAATTGTAACTAAGTTGAGCAATTAGGCCTTTGGAACAGGGAAATGAATAAACTAGTACTTCTGGTATTCCTTACATTGAGCGTGTGCGGAGAAGAATCACTTCGTCCAACAAAAATGACCTTTTCATACGTTGATCATCCTACGATGGTAAATTATTTAGTTCCGCTTATTGAGTCGACTTACCAAAAATTAGATATAAAAACTCATTTTATCGCCCAACCTTCAAATAGGAATTTACGGCTATTAGAGGATAATTTGATTGATGGGGATGTGGGATATCTATTGAGCGAGGTAACCGATTACGAAAACATATTCTTCGTAGAACCACCGGTCACCACAGCATTTTACACTCTATTATGTCAGCCGAATTCGCCTTGTTCGGAATCTGTGTTACTCGATGAAACGCAAATATTGGTATCAACGGTAGCCTCAAAAAATGGCTTTCTAAATGGTTATAAAGGAGAGGTGAAAAATCAGTTTTACACGGTTAATAATCTTTCATTGATCCCGCAATTTATTACCGAAAAACGCTTCGACTACGCTATCTACCCTACTACCAGCGACGAATTATGGCGGATTCAAACCGCCGATTTTCAACATGTAAAGCTTCATCAGTTTAATCTGTACCACGTACTGATCAAAAAGTATCAGTTTATGGCAGATGAGGTTTCACAGGCGTTGCAAGAAGCACTAAAAGAGCGAACGGCTAAGCAACATAAAAATGAGTTGCAGTAAGTAAATCTTCCAACCAACCCAAATCATAATAGTGTGTTGTAAATAAGCACATATCCTGGCGAGTGATTTTTAGCTCTTCTTGCGTCTGTTTTAGTGCATAACGGCTACTTTTAATGCTCAATTCCTTACATCGATTTAAAGGTGCTATATAACAAGCCCACTAATAATATGCGCGTTTATCTCATCCTAGGGGACGCTTCACCGAGTATGCGTAGAAAAGGCTTTTAACTTCAAAGGCTTTGCTTTAACAATGATGGACTGATCTTTCAAAACAATAAGAGAAATCCATGTTTGTTTATTCCACAAGAATGGTGAGTCACTCATTTTTAGCAGTAAATCGTATAACAGTGGCAACGATTTTTAGTCTGTTACTTGTTGCTTGTGGAGGTTCAGGAGGCAGTGCTGAGGAGCCTAAATCAACTGAACAGCCTAAACCTGCCCCGACAATCTCGCAATTTTCCTTTACCAAAGAAGATAACCCAGCATTGAGTTCTGATATAACGTTGACCACTTCGGCCAATCACGTAAGCGGTCGAGTGCCAGTTGGGGTTAAATTAAATGAGATGGTGGCGACTGTTCAACATAACGGCGCACGACTTTTGGTCAATGACATTGTTCAAGTAAATGGCTCAACTGAAAACGACTTTACACAAGTGTTGACTTACAACATTGAAATGGAAGATGGCAGACAAGCATCTTATTCTGTAGATGTGATTTCCTTTACCGGCTTGCCGGTTATTTCTCTAAACATTGACGGTGAAGGACAAATAAATTCTAAACAGGATTATGTCACCGGGACTTTCGCTATTGATGGTGGACGTGGATTTGATGATTTCGCCATCGCGGATATGAAAATTCGTGGCAGAGGAAATTCCACCTGGTTCATCCATCCGAAAAAGCCTTATCAAATGAAACTTGAGGATAAAGCATCTGTATTAGGGATGCCGGATAAAAAGAAATGGTTATTTCTGGCCGAATATTCTGATAAAACCATGCTCAGAAATACTATAGCATTTGAAATGGGCTATTTAAGTGTTTTGGATTGGACCCCTAGAAGTCAGTTTGCCGAAGTTTTTATTAACAACCAATACAATGGCACTTACAACATTACTGAAAAACTCGAAGAGGGTAGTAACCGAGTTGATCTAGGCGATGATGGATTCTTGCTGGAAATTGATCAACTCGACCGCCAAGGTCCTGATGATGTTTATTTCTATACTGAACGTTTTTTAGTGGTAGTCAAAGAGCCTGAGATAAGCCCGGATGATGCCGAGTATGAATATATATCATCCCTTATTAATCAATTTGAAACTAACTTATTCAGCTCGGATTTTGCTGATCCGATTTTCGGCTATGCAAAATACATCGATGTAGACACCTTTGTCGATTGGTACTTGATCAGTGAAATTACCAAGAACGTCGACTCGCAGTGGTATTCGAGTATTTACTTTAATGTAAAGCCGGGTCAGAAAATTAATATGGGACCCTTATGGGATTTCGATTTATCCTTCGGTAATGTCGACTATGCTGACTCACAGTACACCGAAGGATTTTGGGTAAAGGATAATCCTTGGTTCGCGCGGTTATTTCAAGACCCAGTGTTTGTAAACAAAGTGAAGGCTCGCTTCGATTATTTTAAAAATAACCAAAACCTTATCTTGGATAAAATTGACAGTTACGCACAACAATTACAGTGGTCGCAGCAGGAGAATGATGACAAATGGCAAACCTTGGGGGTTTATGTTTGGCCAAACTCAGTTGTGCATAGCACTTATCAACAGGAAGTTGACCATCTGAAAAGCTGGTATAGCGCTAGGATGAGCTGGCTCGAAGAGGCCTTAGACGGGCTTTAGCTATATTAACTCCGACTCATTTATTCTGCAGTCATGCCTGGCTGACGCAACGTTAATCTATGAGCAAGCCAGGCTGTCGGTAGGTATGCTGCGACAAGATCTAAACAACTAAACCAAAGGGGAGCGGGCAACATATATACACTTGCGATCCCACCGAGTAAAAACAAAAAACCAACAGTGTAGGCTGGTCCAGACGTTCTGCTAGGTGTCAGCAGTGCCGCAACCAATGCGCCAACGAATGTGCCCATACTGTGAGCGAGAAATGGAAAGATAAAATGCTTGGGCTCAAACAAGTGAATCGAGGCTTGGAGCCCTTCGGTAGTGGTAATATCTGCTCCTGCAGGTGCCGGAATAATGCTACCACTAACCATTATGAGTGACATGTTTACTATGCTGCCAATCACTAAACCGGCGATTGTTGCTAACACTAGGCGAATAACCCTTGGCATATATTTCTGCTTATCTGACAACTAATAATTTATATTACATATGCCATTTCATTTTTCAAAGTTTATCTTTATCGCAGCATCCTATTTTTTAAATAGGCTGGCATTGTCTTAGAGGCTCAGTTTTATCAAAGAAGATCGATATTTCGGCTATTGTGATACCGAATTTTTGCATGTATGAGCGATTCATCATCCGATTCTCATCCATTTTATACATCCAGTCGTCTACCACCAAATCGTATTCAGTGTCGCCTACTGGTACACGCAAAGTATATTTCCAATTAAATGCTGCGCCATTGGACTGTCCAGAGGCCTGACCGATAACATCATCGGCGCTGCCAATTACCTTGCCATTGTCTAACATCTCAAGTGACCATATTCGGATTTGCTGTTCACCGTCATTGTAGTAAAAGGTCTCATGCAACTGGCCCTTGTTGCCCTGCCACGTCCCTATGATATCCACACAGAAACGGCGGCTAAGTTTGGTGGAGTAATCTTGCACTATGCCCCAGGCTGTTACGTTGCCATTGAAATATGTGCTTAGCTCGAAGTTAGGTTTGGTATCATTGTATTCCTCAAGTGAGGTACTGCAACTGACTAGAAATACACTACTTATAATCACTATCAACGCATTTTTAATCATTTGCTGGCTCCAATTAGTTGCTTTCTCAAGTCAGGGTAACTGGATTTTTCATCCAGCCAGATACGCAAAAAGTTAGGTCCGAAACTACTATCTGCAATACTACCAATAGGCTTGTTATCAAAATAAAAGTGGCTTTGACCTACTTCGTTGACTACCAATAACAGCTCATTGTTTTTGCGAATATCTGGCCAAATTGGTTTGAGTTTACTAATCCAGCTGTCAATATCATCCTGACTGACACCCAACTTTTGCCATTCTTGCTCGGTTCTATCGACCAAATCTATGGCTTTTATATTACGCAAATAATGAATCTTTAAAGCTTGTGGAAACTCGTTTGGCTGGTAATCACCGGTTTGGGTGTAAAGTTCAGAGCGATAAATATCTAGAAAGAAAATTTCCAGTTTTGCTTCACCAACTTTTTTGTAGCCTTCGATAGGATTCGACATAGACATACCACTCGTTGCTAGCAACAAGCTTAGGACAATGAATTTTAGATAGGGGCTAGTTAAGCGTGGCATCATCATGACATTATCGCGTTAGAGCGGCAGAGTAAGCAGGTTTACTCAGCACAAGTTGCACGGTGCTGATAGTGCGCTCCAAAAAGCCCCCTTCACAGTAACTGAAATAGTAACGCCACATTTTCATGAACCGTTCATCATAGCCTTCTGTGGCTAACACCTCTTTGTTTTCTAATAACTGTTGATGCCAATCCTGCAGTGTCTTCGCATAATCTAAACCAATATCATGTAGGTCTCGGATCATCATATCGGTATGGCTTTTAAGATGCTGATTGATTAATAAATGGGAGGGGAGGTAGCCTCCTGGGAAAATGTGTTTTTGAATGAAGTCGACATTTTTACTGTAGCTCTCAAGTCGCTGATCATTAATGGTAATGGCTTGGAGCAACATAACGCCATGATTTTTCAGTAAGCTTGAGCACTTTTTGAAGAATGTAGGCAGGTATTCTTTGCCAACCGCCTCAATCATTTCAATCGAAACTAGTTTGTCGTATTGGCCTTCTAGTAAGCGATAGTCCTCTTTGAGTAAAGTGATTTTGTTTTGTAAGCCTTCTCTTGCAATCCACTGACTGGCATAGGCGTGCTGTTCATCAGATATGGTGGTGGTGGTGACGCGGCAGCCATAATGCTTGGCGGCATAAATTGCCAAGCCTCCCCATCCAGTGCCTATTTCAAGTAGATGGTCACTTTCGTTTAATTGTAACTTCTCGCAGATTACTCTGAGCTTATAATCTTGGGCTTCAGCAAGGCTAGCATCTGCTGCGGGATAAATTGCCGATGAATACATCATGCTGTTATCTAAAAAACGCGTGTAGAGTTTGTTACCCAAATCATAATGAGCCGAAATATTTTTCTTGGCACCCGTTTGGGAATTTTTGTTAGCTAAGTGACGAATTTTTCGTATTGGCAGTGCCAGCCATTCCATTTTGGATTCCCACGCATCGAGCATGTCAAGATTACGGGCAAAAATACGAATGACGTTGGTTAGATTGGGCGTGGTCCAACTTCCATCAGTATAGGTTTCACCAGAGGCGACGCTGCCACCAAAAAGTAATTTTTTATAGGTAGACATATCATGGATATCAATCTCGGCGTGCAGATCACTGTCACGCTCACCAAATGCATCAACGAAAACACCGTTTTCTTTTATCACTAACTGACCTTGGGGTAAGCTGGCAAAGATCCTTAGCATGATGCTACGACATAATTTATTCGACCACGACAGGGAACGAGGTGCGTTCAGGGTCTGTTCTCCGTTTACCATAACTACTTTTTACCTTGTGCTGGATGGGAATAAATCGGCATGCGCTTGATAAATAACTTGAGGGCTTGCCAATATATTCCGACTACAGTTTTAATTGCCATACTTGGAATCCTTAACACTACGCGTCTGAGGCTAGAAGAGTTCAATTCGCCGCGCGTTAAATTCAGTTGAGCGACAAAATGCTTAGTTTGCTGATGACACGCCAGACTTACTGTTAAGCTGTGTAACGGCTGTGAAATGTTCCATTTATATTGCATATCCAAAGGATTGAAGGGTGATACATGGAATTCTTTTTGGCTATCATGCTGGCTATCTAAATCAACTAGGTAACAGTGGCGTTCATTCCATGGCGTGTTACTAACTTCGGCAAGCAGATGACTATAGCTACCACCTGGGTTGCGCAAATAATAGAAATTCACTGGACTAAAATACAAGCCTAGTGTTCGCAGGGGGCTGAGCAGGAATACCTTGCCAGTTAAAGGTTGCCCTGCAAGTTCAGACATTTTATCAATCACACATTCTGTCAATGGCAGGGATGGGTCGCCTAAAAAGTCCGATCGCCTAAATTGTATAGGGGCAAACTTGCTTGTTGAAAAGCCACGGACTTTTTGTTCGATATTGTCAACATCGTCAAGCTCTAACCAAAACATGTTTACCTGATAGCTGAATTTGTGCGACTTGGGCACGAATCGGGCATGCTTTACTTCACCACTATAAATTGCGCTGTCCATTACAGCGATGTTCCAAATTCTGCACAGACATCAAGTGCACTGCGTACACCGTCTTCATGGAAACCGTTGTACCAGTAGGCACCACAAAAATGCAGGCCCTGTTGCCCGGATATCTCGTTGCGCCGGGCTTGCGCATTGATAGTGGTTTGATTAAATTGCGGGTGGGCATAATTATAGCGGCCCAGTATTTTATCGGCTGCAATATCTTTGGAGTTGTTCAGGGTCACACAAAATGTTGTTGATGACTCAATGCATTGCAATATGTTCATATTATAACTAAGCACTGCAGGGGCCTGATGCTCTTGTGCGTCGCCTTTCAAAAGGTAATTCCAACTGGCCCAAGCCAATTTACGTTTGGGTAACACACTTGTGTCTGTGTGCAACACCACCTCATTAGGCAAGTAGTTGATACTGCCCAAAATGTCTTGTTGTGTTTGGCTCGGTTCGGATAGCATAGCCAGTGCTTGGTCACTGTGACAGGCAAAAATCACTTCATCGAATTGATGTTCCACGTTGTTCACCATAACAGCATAGCCACTTTGGCTGGCGACCACCCTTTGCACCGGACTATTAAGTTTAATCGCGCTTTCAAAGCCTTTGGTAAGCGGCGCGATGTAGCTACGTGAGCCACCGATAATACTGTACCACTGTGGCCTGTCGGTAATATTTAACAGGCCATGGTTGTTGAAAAATCGTAGGAAAAATTGAAATGGGAAGGCTTTGATATCCTCCAAGCTAGTGGACCAAATTGCAGCGCACATAGGCAGAATATAGTTGTATGCAAAGTCATCGCTAAGCTTTTGCTGCTGAATGAATTCAAACAAGCTTAAATCACCGTAGTCGAGGTTCTTACGGGCGTTTTCCTTACACACTTTATTGAATCGCAGAATATCTCTTACAATCCGCCAGAACTTGGGCCGCAATATGTTTCGGCGTTGAGCAAATAAACTATTTAGAGTATTGCCATTGTATTCCAAATTTTGTGCAATATTCTTAACGCTAAAACTCATCTCAGTTGGCTGGGACTTGACCCCTATTTTGTCCATTAATTTAATGAAGTTCGGATAAGTCCAATCATTGAATACGATGAATCCTGTATCGATTGCATAGTGCTTTCCATCAACCTCTACATTTTTGGTAGCTGTATGCCCGCCTATATAATCATTGGCTTCAAAAACTGTTATATCATGTTGTTGATGTAACAAGTGAGCGCAGGTTAACCCTGAAATACCCGAGCCAATAATTGCAATTTTTTTACCCATTTAAATGGATTCCTTAATTATTTTTATTAGGATTGGCGCATCTTTTTGCAGATGGCAACTTGCCAGCTAGTGGGCAATAGATTGAGGGTGCGCAATATCAGACTAAATCCCCAGGGGAAGTAAATATTGCTTCGGCGCTTTTCGATGCCTTTTAAAAATGCGCGTGCCGCCTGTTTTGAGCTGATTTTCATTGGCATTTCGAAGTCGTTTTTATCAGTTAATGGCGTTTCAATAAATCCAGGAGAAACGCTTTGCAATAAGATCTGCTTGTCTGCAAGGTCAACTTCGAGGCTTTTACAAAAGTAGTGCAGCGCTGCTTTACTTGCTCCGTAGGCCTGACTGCGGGTAAAAGGAAGAAGCCGAGCAAGACTGTCTACCATAACCACTTGATTACCCGCTTTTAAGGTCGGCAAAACCGATTCCACGCAATTTACAATACCAAAAAAATTGGCGCTAAATACCCGTTCAAACATGGCTGCTTCGAACTGATTTACATCTACGTACTCGCATACCCCCGCGTTGAACACATAAATATCTGCCTGCACGCTTGCCAAGGCCTGCTTGGTTTGTTGTGCATCACTGACATCAAAGGCTAAGCTTTGAACGTTTGAATGGCTACTCAGCTGTGCTAGTTTTTGCTGGTTGCGGCCGCAGGCAATAACCTGGTACCCATTTTCAGCTGCCGTCTTGGCCAAGCTCTCACCAATGCCTGATGTTGCCCCTGTTATCAATATTGTTTTCATACCACGATTAACCGATATACCTAGTCATGCTTAATTGATATAAATACCGAAGAACTGCCGTTTGAGATCATATAGCTAATCAAATGAGTTTTATCTCTGGGTCCGACTATCGCTGGATAAAGGGCGGACTAAAAAAGTAAATTTAGTCACACAAAGCAAGTTTTGGTCAATATGGCATTTTCACCTGACTGTTAGTGAAAATGTGAGACCTCCAGATGCTTTAACTATAGTTCACAAGCCACAAAAAAGCCGGTATTCATACACCGGCTTATCTATGGTTAAAGTCTGCACAAACGCTTTGTGAAACTTAGCGATTTAATGCCTCAGCAATGGCTTTAGCTTACAGTGGCACGTAACATCCACGCGGTTTTTTCATGGACCCGCATACGGTCTGACACTAGTGCTGCTGAAGATTCATCATCTGCATCTTGAGCTAATTTAAGCACTTTACGACAAGTTTTGACAACTTGCTCATGACCGTTGGTCAACAACGTCACCATTTCACTTGCTTCTGGAACGCCGTCGACTTCATTGATAGAGCTCAGCTCAGCGAAGGCTTTATAAGTACCAGGTGCGGCTACACCTAAGGTTCGGATCCGTTCTGCAATATCATCAACGGCAATAGCTAATTCGGTATAATGCTCTTCAAACATTAAATGTAGTTCGCGGAATTGTTTGCCAGTCACATTCCAGTGAAAGTTGTGGGTTTGAAGATACAAAGTATAGCTATCAGCAAGTAGGCTCTTTAAGCCCTGAGCTATTGCTTCACGATCTGTCTTATCAATACCAATATCAATTTTCATCTGTTTCTCCTTGTTGAATGATTAGGTTAAGCTTACTGCACTCGAGAGAGTAGAATCCAATATGCCTTTTCGATTGGGAGTATCACATTTATTGATTCACAATATATTACGCATTTCCAACCATGTGCTAATTTGTTGATCTATATCAGCTGGGTAGGGCACTCCATCCTCAACACCGGCATAAAGTAAACACATATCAGCGCGCTTCACAAAGACGCTATGATATTTGCTTATCCAAAATGATAGGTGTTTTCTTAGTGCATCTGCCGCGGGAAAAGTTTCAGTCACCATAGGATTAGATTGAATTATTTTGAGCATTGCCTGATTACTCTTGAGCAACTCTCCTTCGGTGATGCCGCGAATCTGAGCAAACACGAAACGTTCCTGGTCATTCAATGCTGGGTAGTATTTAGCAAAAAACTTTTCGTATTGTAATTCCCGCTGAACCCCTAAACGACGGGTGATCATCTCGACTAACTCATTACGTCGTTTAACCTGAGCACTAAAGGCGTTATAGGAAATCCCCTGCTGTATATGTAATGCCAAAATATCTCGTTCTAGGTTGAGTTGGCGAGTCCAATAATTTGTCGCCAGCGCCAACAATAATAAAAGCAAGGCAATTGCCATCATCATCAAGGCGGCGGAGGAACGAATCGAGCGTTTTGTCGAATGAAAGTAGACTTTACCGGTTTTGCTTGAATCCTCGGTGGGAATGCTGATTGAGGTGGTGTTGTTGAGCTTGGCTGGTGGACGTTGTAGAGTTGAATCTGCATCCCAAACTAATCTATAGCCCTTACGAGGCAGAGTCTGCAAACACTTGTTATTGCCGCCAGCCAGCAT
Above is a window of Aliiglaciecola sp. LCG003 DNA encoding:
- a CDS encoding DUF3833 domain-containing protein, translating into MIKNALIVIISSVFLVSCSTSLEEYNDTKPNFELSTYFNGNVTAWGIVQDYSTKLSRRFCVDIIGTWQGNKGQLHETFYYNDGEQQIRIWSLEMLDNGKVIGSADDVIGQASGQSNGAAFNWKYTLRVPVGDTEYDLVVDDWMYKMDENRMMNRSYMQKFGITIAEISIFFDKTEPLRQCQPI
- a CDS encoding Ig-like domain-containing protein, with amino-acid sequence MCNFVSNNINKFLLVSLITALTGCGNSSNEEVVDPPKVEYSVSVTSSDGGSVSETQVMVEEGDSTAFKLTADEGYSVSEAVGCDGSLENNVFNTGAITQDCVVTISFMLDNRAPSAQPDSVTISNDQVTTIEVLLNDTDLDGDSLTISEVSIAPSNGTAEISQNSIIYTPQTGYIGTDTFTYVISDGEYTDTAQVSITMEQSLTIEGQVIDAPIAGALVNLSVGTQSFNTTADNQGFYSLNVTVEDLNAMMVISAQGIEANGQQYVTLKSYLGTGAFLVQNSDAQRIVTSSDVPRLNITHVSTAESFLLRDKGLSLTNNAELQAAKAELNFEEVLEIAAFIKLLVDHPDYTLEDGQTIESLLTQDDESVQALVNDYLISLGFSNNAFNYSNKYEADLATAKEQSIALLTGPLALVPEMFAGGQVVESKITQPGYSAQFPKLIDYVSASAGTVNQHRFDTLTMDWSVVSGSLAHQFPQLVENSYAITQNSLYGFEPSVGAYIYQLYQQNPDKFPTGYIDYVCANKDVYKPISVSENYFQAQKRTESTCTLALPEGLSWQGDTPYQTESETSFVEMTVASQQQVSLTDAENLHGTWALPVRYAPDYDSTYGNVGVDIFTFSPDGTAMGKYTQSTYNWSISSGTLQLSNDSETLLYTPYKRKSVTLETVVSVSKDGKLVERFAGSMAKFESDSASLVEQLQLEYPLMLNYTNANRYAAGWKGHRPLHFSGLYLAADYTGFADVTSSGDSLSPLTWSSINNQIDLVIPVYYDPDTIALKQLTVINQISDDAVFVVEYWQQWRDYNVDGVITDDELLIYRHPTITRLKIMDVSELSSDWQDSILYSGN
- a CDS encoding DUF1365 domain-containing protein, with the protein product MDSAIYSGEVKHARFVPKSHKFSYQVNMFWLELDDVDNIEQKVRGFSTSKFAPIQFRRSDFLGDPSLPLTECVIDKMSELAGQPLTGKVFLLSPLRTLGLYFSPVNFYYLRNPGGSYSHLLAEVSNTPWNERHCYLVDLDSQHDSQKEFHVSPFNPLDMQYKWNISQPLHSLTVSLACHQQTKHFVAQLNLTRGELNSSSLRRVVLRIPSMAIKTVVGIYWQALKLFIKRMPIYSHPAQGKK
- a CDS encoding cyclopropane-fatty-acyl-phospholipid synthase family protein — translated: MVNGEQTLNAPRSLSWSNKLCRSIMLRIFASLPQGQLVIKENGVFVDAFGERDSDLHAEIDIHDMSTYKKLLFGGSVASGETYTDGSWTTPNLTNVIRIFARNLDMLDAWESKMEWLALPIRKIRHLANKNSQTGAKKNISAHYDLGNKLYTRFLDNSMMYSSAIYPAADASLAEAQDYKLRVICEKLQLNESDHLLEIGTGWGGLAIYAAKHYGCRVTTTTISDEQHAYASQWIAREGLQNKITLLKEDYRLLEGQYDKLVSIEMIEAVGKEYLPTFFKKCSSLLKNHGVMLLQAITINDQRLESYSKNVDFIQKHIFPGGYLPSHLLINQHLKSHTDMMIRDLHDIGLDYAKTLQDWHQQLLENKEVLATEGYDERFMKMWRYYFSYCEGGFLERTISTVQLVLSKPAYSAALTR
- a CDS encoding SDR family NAD(P)-dependent oxidoreductase, with amino-acid sequence MKTILITGATSGIGESLAKTAAENGYQVIACGRNQQKLAQLSSHSNVQSLAFDVSDAQQTKQALASVQADIYVFNAGVCEYVDVNQFEAAMFERVFSANFFGIVNCVESVLPTLKAGNQVVMVDSLARLLPFTRSQAYGASKAALHYFCKSLEVDLADKQILLQSVSPGFIETPLTDKNDFEMPMKISSKQAARAFLKGIEKRRSNIYFPWGFSLILRTLNLLPTSWQVAICKKMRQS
- a CDS encoding Dps family protein, whose translation is MKIDIGIDKTDREAIAQGLKSLLADSYTLYLQTHNFHWNVTGKQFRELHLMFEEHYTELAIAVDDIAERIRTLGVAAPGTYKAFAELSSINEVDGVPEASEMVTLLTNGHEQVVKTCRKVLKLAQDADDESSAALVSDRMRVHEKTAWMLRATVS
- a CDS encoding FAD-dependent oxidoreductase, producing MGKKIAIIGSGISGLTCAHLLHQQHDITVFEANDYIGGHTATKNVEVDGKHYAIDTGFIVFNDWTYPNFIKLMDKIGVKSQPTEMSFSVKNIAQNLEYNGNTLNSLFAQRRNILRPKFWRIVRDILRFNKVCKENARKNLDYGDLSLFEFIQQQKLSDDFAYNYILPMCAAIWSTSLEDIKAFPFQFFLRFFNNHGLLNITDRPQWYSIIGGSRSYIAPLTKGFESAIKLNSPVQRVVASQSGYAVMVNNVEHQFDEVIFACHSDQALAMLSEPSQTQQDILGSINYLPNEVVLHTDTSVLPKRKLAWASWNYLLKGDAQEHQAPAVLSYNMNILQCIESSTTFCVTLNNSKDIAADKILGRYNYAHPQFNQTTINAQARRNEISGQQGLHFCGAYWYNGFHEDGVRSALDVCAEFGTSL
- a CDS encoding chalcone isomerase family protein, which gives rise to MSNPIEGYKKVGEAKLEIFFLDIYRSELYTQTGDYQPNEFPQALKIHYLRNIKAIDLVDRTEQEWQKLGVSQDDIDSWISKLKPIWPDIRKNNELLLVVNEVGQSHFYFDNKPIGSIADSSFGPNFLRIWLDEKSSYPDLRKQLIGASK
- a CDS encoding CotH kinase family protein; translated protein: MFVYSTRMVSHSFLAVNRITVATIFSLLLVACGGSGGSAEEPKSTEQPKPAPTISQFSFTKEDNPALSSDITLTTSANHVSGRVPVGVKLNEMVATVQHNGARLLVNDIVQVNGSTENDFTQVLTYNIEMEDGRQASYSVDVISFTGLPVISLNIDGEGQINSKQDYVTGTFAIDGGRGFDDFAIADMKIRGRGNSTWFIHPKKPYQMKLEDKASVLGMPDKKKWLFLAEYSDKTMLRNTIAFEMGYLSVLDWTPRSQFAEVFINNQYNGTYNITEKLEEGSNRVDLGDDGFLLEIDQLDRQGPDDVYFYTERFLVVVKEPEISPDDAEYEYISSLINQFETNLFSSDFADPIFGYAKYIDVDTFVDWYLISEITKNVDSQWYSSIYFNVKPGQKINMGPLWDFDLSFGNVDYADSQYTEGFWVKDNPWFARLFQDPVFVNKVKARFDYFKNNQNLILDKIDSYAQQLQWSQQENDDKWQTLGVYVWPNSVVHSTYQQEVDHLKSWYSARMSWLEEALDGL